The nucleotide sequence TCCATTGGCACGTTCCTCGCTTGAAGAAAAGCAGATGTGGGAACGCCGCCGTCAGCGGACAACTGGAAGAGGGAGCCGACATGAAACGCCTGCTGCTTATCGCCGCCATCGCCGTCCTGGGAGCGACCGTGTACGTGGCCGATCCGCCGCGTCTGACAGCCAAGGAGACGGCTGCCGCAGGCATTGTCGCCAAGACTCCAGCCGTCCAGAGCGAGGTGGTCCGGCTGGCCGAGGCCAGCCTGCTGCTGCGCCGCCAGGGCGAACCCCGGCTCGCCGCCTATGATCAGCACGCCGGGCCGCATCCACAGCGGCTTTTCGAGAGCAAATAGCGACACGGATTTGGGAGGGCAGGCGCGGCGGAGGGTTCGCCGCGCCGGAAGGGGACGCTTTCGGGCGTCCCCTTTTTTGCGGCATTCCCGTCCGCAGACGACCGCCAAAGCGCGGCGGCAGGCATGTTTGTGGCCTCTGGCGGCGGCCTGCCCGCCCTGCTCCAGGGAAGCAAATCCCGCTAGGGGCACAGACGGCCCCGCCGTCTCTGACGGCGTTTGCTGCTTGCGGCCAGGGACTCAGAACTCGCCGGACGGTCCAGCATTGCAGGCCAGGAAGGGGCAAAAGGCCAGGGCGGTTTCGGTGAGGCGGGTTTGCGTCCCGACTCCGGCGTAGAGGGCCAGGGGCGCGTCCAGGATCATGCCCGGACCGCCGTTTTTGCGGGCGGCCACCAGCACTAGCCTGGCCGGCGCGCCGGCGCGCGGCGAAACGGGCAGCACGCGCTTGACCACAAGCCGCTTGTCCGCCAGGGCGGCAAAGACCAGGGGCAGGCGCTCGGCCAGATGGATGCAGGCGAAGAGGCCTTTGTTGGCCAACAGATAGCTGCCGGCGGCGGCGAAATCGGTCATGTCGCCGTCCGTTTCGAAGCGGGCGGCCTCCCGGGCCGGGCCGGAAGGCCGGCGGCCCGAGGCCGGGTCGCGGTACGGTGGATTGCAAATGACCAGATCGCACGATTCCGGCAGGCAGCGGGCATCTTCACGGATACCGCGCAGGTCCACGGCCAGGGCCGTGAAGCGCTCGGCCAAGCCAAGGCGCGCGGCGTTTTGGCCGGCGGCCCGGACCATGTCCGGGTCGCGGTCCAACCCCAGGCAGGTCGCGGCCGGATCGGCCCCGGCCAGCAGACAGCCAAGACCAGCCGCGCCGCAGCCCGTGCCGAGATCGGCCGTCCGGGGGCCGGCGGCCAGACTCGCGGCAAAGGCAGCCAGGAGCAGGGCGTCGGAACCGAAACGAAAGCCCCCTTCGGGCTGGGCCAGCCCGCGCGGGAAGGCCTCGCGCGCGGCCTGCACGGCGTCATCCTCATATTCCGGCATCAATCCCATCCACGGCTTCTCTGGCTCCCCGGCCGACAGAGAGCAACTCCCCGTCGAAAACCCCTTACAACTTTTTCCCATGCGGGGGGTCTGGGAGGGGCTTAGCTCCTCCCGGCCGCCGGAGGCACTCTTCCCTCTTCCTTTTGGCTGGCCTTTTTGGCCCGCATGTTGAGGAGTTCGACCAGCAGGGAGAAGGCCATGGCGAAGTAGATGTAGCCCCGGTCTATGTGGCGGCCCAGGCCCTCGGCCACCAGGAACACGCCGATGAGGATGAGAAACGACAGGGCCAGCATCTGCACCGTGGGGTGGCGCGACACGAAGTGGCTGATGGCGTCGGCGAAAAGCATCATGACCAGGACAGCGGCGATGACGGCCGCCACCATGACCACGATTTCGCCGGACATGCCCACGGCGGTGATGACGGAATCGAGTGAAAAGACGATGTCGAGGATGGCGATCTGGGTCACGGCGGCGGCGAAACCGCGCACTTTCGCGGCGCGCTTTTCGTCCTCATGGGCCGGCTCGATCTTTTCGTGAATCTCGAAAGTGGACTTGGCGATAAGAAACAGGCCCCCGGCCAGCAACACGACGTCGCGGCCGGTGACCACGTGGCCAAGGACGGTGAAAAGCGGCGCGACCAGGCCCATGACCCAGGTGATGCCGAGCAGCAGCAGGATGCGGGTGCCCATGGCCAGCAGCAGGCCGATCTTGCGGGCCTTGGACTGGACCTCGGCCGGCAGGGCGTTGGAGATGATGGCGATAAAGACGATGTTGTCGATGCCAAGGACGATTTCCAGAGCGGACAGCGTCAGGAAAGCGATGAGGTTTTCCGCGGTGAAAAGGGCCATGGGCGTTGCTCCTGGGGGATGGCTTGGTCGCGTCGGAAGCTGTCTAGCAAGGGGCCGGGGTTTGTGTACAGCAGGGAAATAACGGGCGGCCGGCGCTACCCGGCCCTGGCCACGGGCAGTTCGTCCCAGACCGTGGTGTAGCGCGGGGAGCGGCTGGCCTGGCGCATGGCCCAGGGCTTGTCGATGCCGCAGGCGGCCGGAGCCAGGGCGCCGTGCCCCCATTTGGCGTTGACGGCGTCCAGGGCGGCCATGAGGCGGCCTTTCCGGGCATCCTCTTCGGGGGGCGCGTCGAGGAGCGAGCGTTGGCGTCGGCCGCCCGGCTCCAGGCCAAGCAGGATCACCCCGGCTTTCTTGTAGCGGTGGCCGGGCCGAAAGATCGTCTCCAGGGCCTGGCGGGCCGCCGTGATGAGTTCGCCGGTGTGGGCGGTGGCCGCGCGCGGGGCGGCGAAGGCGGCGTTGGCGTAGGGCGGGCGGCCGTCCTTGTCGGCATAGGTCTGGACGTAGGCCTCCACCCCTGAGGCGACCAGCCCCCGGGCGCGCAGCCGGGCGGCGGCCCGGGCGGCGTATTCGGCCACGGCTTCGGCCAGCTCGTCCAGGGTGGTCACGGCCCGGCCGAAGGAGCGCGAGGACATGAGCGTACGGGCCGGCGGCGGGGCGTGCTCCAGGTCGATGCAGGGCTGGCCGCGCAGCTCAAGAAGTGTATGCAGGCCCTGGACGGTCATGCGCTTTTTGACGAAATCCCGGGGCAGCTCGCGAAACGCCAGGGCCGTGCGGATGCCGAAGGCTTCCAGCATGGCCGCGTGGCGGCGGCCGATGCCCCAGACGTCTTCCACCGGCGTGGCGGCCAGGACGGCGTCGGTATCGGAGCAGGCGGCCAGATCAAGGACGCCGCCGCTTTCCGGGCGTTTCTTGGCCGCCCTGTTGGCCAGCTTGGCCAGGGTCTTGGTGGGGGCAATGCCCACCGACACCGGGATGCCGGTCCAGCGGACGACGGTCTCGCGCAGGCTGCGGGCCGTGGCCTCGGGACCGCCCGGCAGGCCGGCCAGATCAAGAAAGGCTTCGTCGATGGAATAGACTTCCATGGTCGGCGTGAACCGGGACAGCGTGGTCATGACCCGGGCCGACATGTCGCCGTAAAGGGCGTAGTTGGAGGAGAAAACGGCCACGTTGTGGCGCGTGAACAGCTCCCGGC is from Solidesulfovibrio magneticus RS-1 and encodes:
- a CDS encoding tRNA1(Val) (adenine(37)-N6)-methyltransferase, with translation MPEYEDDAVQAAREAFPRGLAQPEGGFRFGSDALLLAAFAASLAAGPRTADLGTGCGAAGLGCLLAGADPAATCLGLDRDPDMVRAAGQNAARLGLAERFTALAVDLRGIREDARCLPESCDLVICNPPYRDPASGRRPSGPAREAARFETDGDMTDFAAAGSYLLANKGLFACIHLAERLPLVFAALADKRLVVKRVLPVSPRAGAPARLVLVAARKNGGPGMILDAPLALYAGVGTQTRLTETALAFCPFLACNAGPSGEF
- a CDS encoding TerC family protein, whose amino-acid sequence is MALFTAENLIAFLTLSALEIVLGIDNIVFIAIISNALPAEVQSKARKIGLLLAMGTRILLLLGITWVMGLVAPLFTVLGHVVTGRDVVLLAGGLFLIAKSTFEIHEKIEPAHEDEKRAAKVRGFAAAVTQIAILDIVFSLDSVITAVGMSGEIVVMVAAVIAAVLVMMLFADAISHFVSRHPTVQMLALSFLILIGVFLVAEGLGRHIDRGYIYFAMAFSLLVELLNMRAKKASQKEEGRVPPAAGRS
- a CDS encoding Y-family DNA polymerase, which encodes MPSLYALVDCNNFYASCERVFAPHLAGRPIVVLSNNDGCVIARSAEAKAAGIPMGKPAFMCRELFTRHNVAVFSSNYALYGDMSARVMTTLSRFTPTMEVYSIDEAFLDLAGLPGGPEATARSLRETVVRWTGIPVSVGIAPTKTLAKLANRAAKKRPESGGVLDLAACSDTDAVLAATPVEDVWGIGRRHAAMLEAFGIRTALAFRELPRDFVKKRMTVQGLHTLLELRGQPCIDLEHAPPPARTLMSSRSFGRAVTTLDELAEAVAEYAARAAARLRARGLVASGVEAYVQTYADKDGRPPYANAAFAAPRAATAHTGELITAARQALETIFRPGHRYKKAGVILLGLEPGGRRQRSLLDAPPEEDARKGRLMAALDAVNAKWGHGALAPAACGIDKPWAMRQASRSPRYTTVWDELPVARAG